A part of Saimiri boliviensis isolate mSaiBol1 chromosome 11, mSaiBol1.pri, whole genome shotgun sequence genomic DNA contains:
- the ZBTB48 gene encoding zinc finger and BTB domain-containing protein 48, which produces MDGSFVQHSVRVLQELNKQREKGQYCDATLDVGGLVFKAHWSVLACCSHFFQSLYGDGSGGSVVLPAGFAEIFGLLLDFFYTGHLALTSGNRDQVLLAARELRVPEAVELCQSFKPKTSVGQASGGQSGQGPSASRNVNSHIKEPAGLEEEEVSRTLGLVPRDQEPRGSPSPQRPQLHSPAQSESPSSLCGKLKQALKACPPEDKEPEDCKVPPRPFQAEGAQLQGRSNEWEVVVQVADVGDGDYMSEPEAVLTRRKSDVILKPCAAEPALSSGSLAAEPAENRKGTAAVECPTCHKKFLSKYYLKVHNRKHTGEKPFECPKCGKCYFRKENLLEHEARNCMNRSEQVFTCSVCQDTFRRRMELRVHMVSHTGEMPYKCSSCSQQFMQKKDLQSHMIKLHGAPKPHACPTCAKCFLSRTELQLHEAFKHRGEKLFVCEECGHRASSRNGLQMHIKAKHRNERPHVCEFCSHAFTQKANLNMHLRTHTGEKPFQCHLCGKTFRTQASLDKHNRTHTGERPFSCEFCEQRFTEKGPLLRHVASRHQEGRPHFCQICGKTFKAVEQLRVHVRRHKGVRKFECTECGYKFTRQAHLRRHMEIHDRVENYNPRQRKLRNLIIEDEKMVVVALQPPAELEVGSAEVIVESLAQGGLASQLPGQRLCAEESFAGPGILEPSLIITAAVPEDCDT; this is translated from the exons ATGGACGGCTCCTTCGTCCAGCACAGTGTGAGGGTTCTGCAGGAGCTCAACAAGCAGCGAGAGAAGGGCCAGTACTGCGACGCCACCCTGGACGTGGGGGGCCTGGTGTTTAAGGCGCACTGGAGCGTCCTTGCTTGCTGCAGCCACTTCTTCCAGAGCCTCTACGGAGATGGCTCAGGGGGCAGCGTCGTCCTCCCTGCTGGCTTCGCTGAGATCTTTGGCCTCTTGTTGGACTTTTTCTACACTGGTCACCTCGCCCTCACCTCAGGGAACCGGGATCAGGTGCTTCTGGCAGCCAGGGAGTTGCGAGTGCCAGAGGCCGTAGAGCTGTGCCAGAGCTTCAAGCCCAAAACTTCAGTGGGACAGGCATCAGGTGGCCAGAGTGGGCAGgggccctctgcctcccggaaTGTGAACAGCCACATCAAGGAGCCGGCAGGCTTGGAAGAAGAGGAAGTTTCGAGGACTCTGGGTCTAGTCCCCAGGGATCAGGAGCCCAGAGGCAGTCCTAGTCCTCAGAGGCCCCAGCTCCATTCCCCTGCTCAAAGTGAGAGCCCCTCCTCCTTATGTGGGAAACTCAAGCAGGCCCTGAAGGCTTGTCCCCCCGAGGACAAGGAACCTGAGGACTGCAAAGTGCCCCCAAGGCCCTTCCAGGCTGAAGGTGCCCAGCTGCAGGGCAGGAGTAATGAG TGGGAAGTGGTGGTTCAAGTAGCGGACGTCGGGGATGGCGATTACATGTCTGAGCCCGAGGCTGTGCTGACGAGGAGGAAGTCAGATGTAATCCTCAAGCCCTGTGCGGCCGAGCCAGCCCTGAGCTCGGGCTCCCTAGCAGCTGAGCCTGCTGAGAACAGAAAAGGTACAGCGGCAGTCGAATGCCCCACATGTCATAAAAAGTTCCTCAGCAAATATTATCTAAAAGTCCACAACAG GAAACATACTGGGGAGAAACCCTTTGAGTGTCCCAAATGTGGGAAGTGTTACTTTCGGAAGGAGAACCTCCTGGAGCATGAAGCCCGGAATTGCATGAACCGCTCGGAACAG GTCTTCACGTGCTCCGTGTGCCAGGACACATTCCGCCGGAGGATGGAGCTGCGGGTGCACATGGTGTCCCACACAGGGGAGATGCCCTACAAG TGTTCCTCCTGCTCCCAGCAGTTCATGCAGAAGAAGGACTTGCAGAGCCACATGATCAAGCTGCACGGAGCCCCCAAGCCCCACGCA TGCCCCACCTGTGCCAAGTGCTTCCTGTCTCGGACAGAGCTGCAGCTGCACGAAGCTTTCAAGCACCGTGGGGAGAAGCTGTTTGTGTGTGAGGAGTGTGGGCACCGGGCCTCGAGTCGGAATGGTCTGCAGATGCACATCAAGGCCAAGCACAG GAATGAGAGGCCACATGTGTGCGAGTTCTGCAGCCATGCCTTCACCCAAAAGGCCAATCTCAACATGCACCTGCGCACACACACGGGCGAGAAGCCCTTCCAGTGCCACCTTTGTGGCAAGACCTTTCGCACCCAAG CAAGCCTGGACAAGCACAACCGCACCCACACTGGCGAAAGGCCCTTCAGTTGCGAGTTCTGTGAGCAGCGCTTCACTGAGAAGGGGCCCCTCCTGAGGCATGTGGCCAGCCGCCACCAGGAGGGCCGGCCCCACTTCTGCCAAATCTGCGGCAAGACCTTCAAAG CCGTGGAGCAGCTGCGTGTGCACGTCAGACGGCACAAGGGGGTGAGGAAGTTCGAGTGCACCGAGTGCGGCTACAAGTTCACCCGACAG GCCCACCTGCGGAGGCACATGGAGATTCACGACCGGGTGGAGAACTACAACCCGCGGCAGCGCAAGCTCCGCAACCTCATCATTGAGGACGagaagatggtggtggtggcgCTGCAGCCGCCTGCTGAGCTGGAGGTGGGCTCGGCAGAGGTCATTGTGGAGTCCCTGGCCCAGGGTGGCCTGGCCTCCCAGCTCCCCGGCCAGAGACTATGTGCAGAGGAGAGCTTTGCCGGGCCAGGCATCCTGGAGCCTTCCCTCATTATCACAGCTGCTGTCCCCGAGGACTGCGACACATAG